GTTCGATGCGCAGTGTCTGGCATTGGGCCGGCGGACGGACCGGACCTTCGTGGTCCTGATGGTGTTGCAGTGGCTGGGCGGCGTCGCGGCGGCGGCGTACCTGTCGCCCCGGGCCTGGGAGGGCCTGGAGAGCACGGTCCACTCCCACGTGGTGGCGGCGGTGGGGCTGGGCCTGGTCCTGGGGAGCCTGCCGGTGGTGCTCGCGCTCACGCGCCCCGGCCGCGAGTCCACCCGGCACGTCATCGCGGTGGGGCAGGCGCTGATGTCCGGGCTGCTCATCCACCTGATGGGCGGCCGCATCGAGACGCACTTCCACATCTTCGGCTCGCTGGCGCTGCTCGCCATCTACCGGGACTGGAAGGTGCTGCTCACCTTCAGCGGCGTGGTGGCGGCGGACCACTTCCTGCGCGGGATGCTCTGGCCGGAGTCCATCTTCGGCATGCACGCCCGCGAGTCCTGGCGGTGGATGGAGCACACTGCGTGGGTGGTGTTCGAGGACGTCTTCCTCGTCGCCTCCTGCGTGCAGGGCCAGCGAGACCTCCGGGAGGCCGCGCGGCGCGAGGCGCAGTTGGAGCTGTCCCGGACCGAGGTGGAGGAGCAGGTCGTCCGGCCGCTGATGGGCACCGCGAGCGCGCTGCGCGACGCCGTGACGACGCTGACGGAGTCCACCGGCGAGCAGCGCCAGGAGCTCTCCCGCCAGGCCCGCGCGCTGGAGGAGACGCGGGTGACGGCGGAGGAGATCCGCCAGACGTCGATCGTCGCCTCGGCGCAGGCCGCCCGGGTGCTGGAGGCCACGCAGCAGGCCGGGGATGTGGGCGCGGCGGTGGAAGAGGCCATCGGCCAGGGCGTGGAGGGGCTGGCGGACCTGCGCGCGCAGACGGCGGACCTCTCCGAGCGCATCCAGGGGCTGGCGGCGTTCACGGAGCGGATCGCCGGCATCACCCGCACGGTGCAGGACCTGGCGGACCAGTCCAACGTGCTCGCCATCACGCGGCCATCGAGGCGGCGCGGGCCGGCGAGGTGGGCCGGGGCTTCGCGGTGGTGGCGCGGGAGATGCGGGGCCTGGCGTCCCAGTCCGTCACGGCCACGCAACAGGTGCGCGCGGTGCTGGATGACACGCGCTCCCGAATCCAGGGGGTGGTGGACCTCACCCGCCAGGGCGGCGAACGCATGGGCCGGGGCATCGAGACCCTCCGCGCCTCCGGTGAACGGCTGGGCATGCTGTCCGGGCTGGTGAAGGGCAACGCGGACGCCGTCCGCCAGATTTCGGCCTCGGTGAGCCAGCAGTCGGCGGGCGTGTCGCAGATCTTCACCGCCGTGTCGGACCTGACGGCGCTGATGCAGGCCTCGGTGGCCCGGGTGGAGGCCACCCACGCGGCGGCGGACCGCCTCCAGCAGGTCACCGACCAGGTCCACGGCGTCATCGCCCTGTATCAAGACAGGACCTGAACGGTCACCGACACGCGGCCTGTCTTGGAGTACATGGACGCCATGAACTCCAGACTCCGTCGTTTTCTGTCGTTTTCCTCGGTTCCCCTCCTGCTGAGCTGCGGCGCCGCCGCGGTGTCGGACACGCCGGCCGAAGCGCTGGCGGTGCAGACGCAGGAGCTGGCCACGGGCACGCCCGCGGGCATCGGGGTGGTGCTGTTCCTCAACGAGTACGCCCTGACCTTCAACATGCTGGACACGCAGGTGCCGCTCAACGCGCAGGCGGCGCAGAGCATCATCAACTACCGCTACGGGCCGGACGGCATCCCGCACACGGCGGATGACAAGCGCTTCGTCTCCGTCGAGCAGGTGGACGCGCTGCCCCAGGTGGGGCCCGCGGCGCTGGCGGCGCTGGAGGCGTACGCCCGGGGCACGGGCCGGGTGGAGCTGCCGGTGGACGGCTGGGTGGGCACCTTCCACGGCGTGTCCTTCAACGTGGCGGAGGCCCGCCGGGTGCTGGCGGTGGTGAACACGCAGTCGCAGGCGGCGCTGCAGTCCACGTACAACGTGCCCGCTGCGGCGGCGAGCGCGATGGTGGCGGCGCGGCCGTTCTACGACATCCTGACGCTGGGCCGGCTGACGTCCGTGGACGCGACGGCGCTGCAGAAC
The sequence above is drawn from the Corallococcus sp. NCRR genome and encodes:
- a CDS encoding methyl-accepting chemotaxis protein: MAVPLKHPLRPWVTTRDENPAVRSSRVRARAPAVRCAVSGIGPADGPDLRGPDGVAVAGRRRGGGVPVAPGLGGPGEHGPLPRGGGGGAGPGPGEPAGGARAHAPRPRVHPARHRGGAGADVRAAHPPDGRPHRDALPHLRLAGAARHLPGLEGAAHLQRRGGGGPLPARDALAGVHLRHARPRVLAVDGAHCVGGVRGRLPRRLLRAGPARPPGGRAARGAVGAVPDRGGGAGRPAADGHRERAARRRDDADGVHRRAAPGALPPGPRAGGDAGDGGGDPPDVDRRLGAGRPGAGGHAAGRGCGRGGGRGHRPGRGGAGGPARADGGPLRAHPGAGGVHGADRRHHPHGAGPGGPVQRARHHAAIEAARAGEVGRGFAVVAREMRGLASQSVTATQQVRAVLDDTRSRIQGVVDLTRQGGERMGRGIETLRASGERLGMLSGLVKGNADAVRQISASVSQQSAGVSQIFTAVSDLTALMQASVARVEATHAAADRLQQVTDQVHGVIALYQDRT
- a CDS encoding proprotein convertase P-domain-containing protein, with amino-acid sequence MNSRLRRFLSFSSVPLLLSCGAAAVSDTPAEALAVQTQELATGTPAGIGVVLFLNEYALTFNMLDTQVPLNAQAAQSIINYRYGPDGIPHTADDKRFVSVEQVDALPQVGPAALAALEAYARGTGRVELPVDGWVGTFHGVSFNVAEARRVLAVVNTQSQAALQSTYNVPAAAASAMVAARPFYDILTLGRLTSVDATALQNLKTATLQGEEGDPCTGVGTCGPNLHCEGKPYDGSSPYGRCVTTLPIPGDGMSCSRFVPCQEGLACHGLDSGATEGWCRPAWMSGEFTAYADLTLQGNTTPQTATQPVVGLATVPEDITVELDLAHNNPSKLVLTLEDPGGETALLWDGPNEGTPPKRIPVTRGIPRDGSVNGLWKLHIVNPSGVGNGKLREWKLKLTSRWD